Proteins from a genomic interval of Liolophura sinensis isolate JHLJ2023 chromosome 3, CUHK_Ljap_v2, whole genome shotgun sequence:
- the LOC135463697 gene encoding NLR family CARD domain-containing protein 4-like isoform X1 encodes MPRKTFDVHGRMKGSSKTTSGNFEEMHVPTETLPTNDTDGVQGSAWFFLHGNMAVWLVQQNRVILVERGGFQNFRDFLLQCSVFTLHEVETIEAEKTRHGQMSSCLDTLSRKPDTIIQMFFMTLEKADKVLYSQLVWPVPSESDVKEVTSKTEVHQQTNLSLTQTELAEWYKRVLSKLQPLPWCKWFQVNLDQVFTNLTIVPSLKHRLSIESEEKLRHGEPDTMKFLTKFLWSSNKRTVAFVEGPAGFGKTTLCRHLAYVWATSNKAICDRTFDLVFILEARALFGDFKDCVLKQLFPDDFKLDGDDIFSCITGVDKDCLFIIDGVDELTGNGKDVILKILGGNSLRRCNILLTGRPEVSGEFIELVDKHLKIIGFSTKETQFYIKKYFEGRSVGLRDKLLQSLDTNKRLRELAVNPFTAMLLCVLAEEKDGAIPLHHTDVLKEVILTTCKRYVHKLQKSSSGEDKTSFTVNELLEAAGNLAYKGFTMNSLVFPEEYVQTFCGADLGRHVLNSGLLYRDFTVSRLHSVGYCYFPHKSIQEFLCAHHLRNINPSDLQQKLQSLPPNYHTSRGVFRVLFDMFETPTPALKALLLHFLQCLFTIKNQAHEFRLHVGLGDLAEANTKVNLLDVSAEIIGKTDSLHKQMCKHLVSNIDHQKTQPSSYSYLEQKVLQKDTFKPIVVAVDLKLQRDPRKSHMCPNSCVGRPNSVERTVDGLHLKASVCVPYFREKVLHYYEHRFRRYPGLTLPWVHCENINTANALVKDDITVDVVSVTLLPGIFTLKDLRTLLARRRTGGLFLLNLNHPHDDYLELNILSVMKSSKCRQLYVHRCSLQDSCQSHRSLVYSFQWSPQQLFYDRFCPY; translated from the exons ATGCCACGAAAGACATTTGATGTGCATGGAAGGATGAAGGGATCTTCCAAGACCACATCCGGTAACTTTGAAGAGATGCATGTGCCTACAGAAACCTTACCAACCAACGACACTGATGGTGTCCAAGGCTCTGCGTGGTTTTTTCTGCATGGTAAT ATGGCTGTGTGGTTAGTCCAACAAAATCGAGTCATACTGGTAGAGAGAGGAGGCTTTCAGAATTTCCGAGATTTCCTGTTACAGTGCAGTGTATTTACACTTCATGAAGTGGAGACTATTGAGGCAGAGAAGACCAGACATGGCCAAATGTCATC GTGTTTGGACACACTGAGCCGTAAACCAGACACGATTATACAAATGTTCTTCATGACTCTCGAGAAAGCCGACAAAGTTCTCTACAGTCAGCTTGTATGGCCAGTGCCATCTGAATCTGATGTAAAAGAAGTCACATCCAAGACAGAGGTCCACCAGCAAA CAAACCTGTCTTTGACACAGACTGAACTTGCCGAATGGTACAAACGTGTTCTGTCCAAACTGCAACCTCTTCCATGGTGCAAATGGTTTCAAGTAAATCTTGACCAGGTGTTCACTAATCTCACGATTGTGCCGTCCCTAAAACACCGGTTATCAATAGA atCTGAGGAAAAACTAAGGCACGGTGAACCTGATACCATGAAATTCCTGACCAAATTTCTCTGGTCTTCAAACAAAAGAACAGTAGCGTTTGTGGAAGGACCTGCCGGTTTCGGCAAAACTACGCTGTGTCGACATCTAGCCTATGTCTGGGCAACGTCCAATAAGGCAATTTGCGATCGTACCTTCGATCTCGTCTTCATCCTGGAAGCTCGAGCTCTGTTCGGCGATTTTAAGGACTGTGTTCTCAAGCAGCTATTCCCAGACGATTTTAAACTGGATGGAGACGACATATTCAGCTGCATTACTGGCGTTGACAAGGACTGTCTCTTCATTATTGATGGCGTTGACGAGCTAACCGGAAATGGCAAGGATGTGATTCTGAAAATCCTTGGCGGAAATTCGCTCAGACGTTGTAATATTCTACTGACAGGGCGACCGGAAGTGTCTGGAGAATTCATCGAACTCGTTGACAAACACCTGAAAATAATCGGGTTTTCAACCAAAGAAACACAATTCTACATCAAAAAATATTTCGAAGGACGCTCTGTCGGACTCAGAGACAAGCTTCTTCAGAGTTTGGACACCAACAAGCGCCTGCGCGAACTTGCTGTGAATCCTTTCACCGCGATGCTCTTGTGTGTCCTGGCAGAGGAGAAAGACGGGGCTATTCCATTACACCACACAGACGTACTGAAAGAAGTAATACTGACTACCTGCAAACGGTATGTTCACAAACTTCAGAAATCTTCTTCAGGTGAAGATAAAACTTCTTTTACAGTAAACGAGTTATTAGAAGCGGCAGGTAACCTAGCCTACAAAGGTTTCACCATGAACAGTTTGGTTTTCCCTGAAGAATATGTACAGACGTTTTGTGGAGCAGATCTGGGCAGGCATGTGTTAAATTCTGGCTTGTTGTACAGAGATTTCACAGTGTCCAGACTTCACTCCGTTGGCTACTGCTACTTCCCGCATAAGTCAATACAAGAGTTTCTTTGTGCTCACCATCTGCGAAACATTAATCCGTCTGATCTTCAACAAAAACTACAGTCGCTGCCACCTAACTATCATACATCCCGTGGTGTTTTCAGGGTGTTGTTTGATATGTTTGAAACGCCGACGCCAGCCTTAAAGGCCTTGCTGTTACACTTTCTTCAGTGTTTATTCACGATAAAAAATCAGGCTCACGAATTCAGGCTACATGTTGGGCTTGGTGATCTCGCAGAAGCAAACACCAAAGTTAACCTCTTAGATGTGTCAGCCGAGATTATCGGCAAAACTGACAGCCTACACAAACAAATGTGCAAACATTTGGTGTCTAATATCGACCACCAGAAGACACAGCCGTCTTCCTATTCCTACTTAGAACAGAAGGTGCTGCAGAAAGACACTTTCAAGCCGATTGTTGTTGCTGTGGATCTGAAGCTTCAGAGAGACCCTCGTAAGTCACACATGTGCCCGAACTCTTGTGTTGGAAGACCGAACTCTGTGGAGCGAACTGTGGATGGACTTCATCTTAAGGCGTCCGTGTGTGTTCCGTATTTTCGAGAAAAGGTGCTGCATTATTACGAACATCGCTTCAGGCGTTATCCAGGACTGACTTTACCATGGGTTCACTGCGAGAATATCAACACAGCTAACGCGCTTGTGAAGGATGACATCACTGTTGACGTTGTCAGTGTCACACTTCTGCCAGGAATCTTCACACTAAAGGATTTGCGAACTCTCCTCGCTCGTCGCAGAACAGGTGGATTGTTCTTGTTGAATCTAAATCACCCGCACGACGATTATTTGGAATTAAATATCCTCTCTGTTATGAAGTCCAGCAAATGCCGTCAGCTGTACGTTCACAGGTGTTCTCTCCAAGACAGTTGCCAAAGCCATCGCAGTTTAGtgtacagttttcaatggtccCCTCAACAACTGTTTTACGACAGGTTTTGTCCTTACTGA
- the LOC135463697 gene encoding baculoviral IAP repeat-containing protein 1g-like isoform X2, producing MCLQKPYQPTTLMVSKALRGFFCMVMCLDTLSRKPDTIIQMFFMTLEKADKVLYSQLVWPVPSESDVKEVTSKTEVHQQTNLSLTQTELAEWYKRVLSKLQPLPWCKWFQVNLDQVFTNLTIVPSLKHRLSIESEEKLRHGEPDTMKFLTKFLWSSNKRTVAFVEGPAGFGKTTLCRHLAYVWATSNKAICDRTFDLVFILEARALFGDFKDCVLKQLFPDDFKLDGDDIFSCITGVDKDCLFIIDGVDELTGNGKDVILKILGGNSLRRCNILLTGRPEVSGEFIELVDKHLKIIGFSTKETQFYIKKYFEGRSVGLRDKLLQSLDTNKRLRELAVNPFTAMLLCVLAEEKDGAIPLHHTDVLKEVILTTCKRYVHKLQKSSSGEDKTSFTVNELLEAAGNLAYKGFTMNSLVFPEEYVQTFCGADLGRHVLNSGLLYRDFTVSRLHSVGYCYFPHKSIQEFLCAHHLRNINPSDLQQKLQSLPPNYHTSRGVFRVLFDMFETPTPALKALLLHFLQCLFTIKNQAHEFRLHVGLGDLAEANTKVNLLDVSAEIIGKTDSLHKQMCKHLVSNIDHQKTQPSSYSYLEQKVLQKDTFKPIVVAVDLKLQRDPRKSHMCPNSCVGRPNSVERTVDGLHLKASVCVPYFREKVLHYYEHRFRRYPGLTLPWVHCENINTANALVKDDITVDVVSVTLLPGIFTLKDLRTLLARRRTGGLFLLNLNHPHDDYLELNILSVMKSSKCRQLYVHRCSLQDSCQSHRSLVYSFQWSPQQLFYDRFCPY from the exons ATGTGCCTACAGAAACCTTACCAACCAACGACACTGATGGTGTCCAAGGCTCTGCGTGGTTTTTTCTGCATGGTAAT GTGTTTGGACACACTGAGCCGTAAACCAGACACGATTATACAAATGTTCTTCATGACTCTCGAGAAAGCCGACAAAGTTCTCTACAGTCAGCTTGTATGGCCAGTGCCATCTGAATCTGATGTAAAAGAAGTCACATCCAAGACAGAGGTCCACCAGCAAA CAAACCTGTCTTTGACACAGACTGAACTTGCCGAATGGTACAAACGTGTTCTGTCCAAACTGCAACCTCTTCCATGGTGCAAATGGTTTCAAGTAAATCTTGACCAGGTGTTCACTAATCTCACGATTGTGCCGTCCCTAAAACACCGGTTATCAATAGA atCTGAGGAAAAACTAAGGCACGGTGAACCTGATACCATGAAATTCCTGACCAAATTTCTCTGGTCTTCAAACAAAAGAACAGTAGCGTTTGTGGAAGGACCTGCCGGTTTCGGCAAAACTACGCTGTGTCGACATCTAGCCTATGTCTGGGCAACGTCCAATAAGGCAATTTGCGATCGTACCTTCGATCTCGTCTTCATCCTGGAAGCTCGAGCTCTGTTCGGCGATTTTAAGGACTGTGTTCTCAAGCAGCTATTCCCAGACGATTTTAAACTGGATGGAGACGACATATTCAGCTGCATTACTGGCGTTGACAAGGACTGTCTCTTCATTATTGATGGCGTTGACGAGCTAACCGGAAATGGCAAGGATGTGATTCTGAAAATCCTTGGCGGAAATTCGCTCAGACGTTGTAATATTCTACTGACAGGGCGACCGGAAGTGTCTGGAGAATTCATCGAACTCGTTGACAAACACCTGAAAATAATCGGGTTTTCAACCAAAGAAACACAATTCTACATCAAAAAATATTTCGAAGGACGCTCTGTCGGACTCAGAGACAAGCTTCTTCAGAGTTTGGACACCAACAAGCGCCTGCGCGAACTTGCTGTGAATCCTTTCACCGCGATGCTCTTGTGTGTCCTGGCAGAGGAGAAAGACGGGGCTATTCCATTACACCACACAGACGTACTGAAAGAAGTAATACTGACTACCTGCAAACGGTATGTTCACAAACTTCAGAAATCTTCTTCAGGTGAAGATAAAACTTCTTTTACAGTAAACGAGTTATTAGAAGCGGCAGGTAACCTAGCCTACAAAGGTTTCACCATGAACAGTTTGGTTTTCCCTGAAGAATATGTACAGACGTTTTGTGGAGCAGATCTGGGCAGGCATGTGTTAAATTCTGGCTTGTTGTACAGAGATTTCACAGTGTCCAGACTTCACTCCGTTGGCTACTGCTACTTCCCGCATAAGTCAATACAAGAGTTTCTTTGTGCTCACCATCTGCGAAACATTAATCCGTCTGATCTTCAACAAAAACTACAGTCGCTGCCACCTAACTATCATACATCCCGTGGTGTTTTCAGGGTGTTGTTTGATATGTTTGAAACGCCGACGCCAGCCTTAAAGGCCTTGCTGTTACACTTTCTTCAGTGTTTATTCACGATAAAAAATCAGGCTCACGAATTCAGGCTACATGTTGGGCTTGGTGATCTCGCAGAAGCAAACACCAAAGTTAACCTCTTAGATGTGTCAGCCGAGATTATCGGCAAAACTGACAGCCTACACAAACAAATGTGCAAACATTTGGTGTCTAATATCGACCACCAGAAGACACAGCCGTCTTCCTATTCCTACTTAGAACAGAAGGTGCTGCAGAAAGACACTTTCAAGCCGATTGTTGTTGCTGTGGATCTGAAGCTTCAGAGAGACCCTCGTAAGTCACACATGTGCCCGAACTCTTGTGTTGGAAGACCGAACTCTGTGGAGCGAACTGTGGATGGACTTCATCTTAAGGCGTCCGTGTGTGTTCCGTATTTTCGAGAAAAGGTGCTGCATTATTACGAACATCGCTTCAGGCGTTATCCAGGACTGACTTTACCATGGGTTCACTGCGAGAATATCAACACAGCTAACGCGCTTGTGAAGGATGACATCACTGTTGACGTTGTCAGTGTCACACTTCTGCCAGGAATCTTCACACTAAAGGATTTGCGAACTCTCCTCGCTCGTCGCAGAACAGGTGGATTGTTCTTGTTGAATCTAAATCACCCGCACGACGATTATTTGGAATTAAATATCCTCTCTGTTATGAAGTCCAGCAAATGCCGTCAGCTGTACGTTCACAGGTGTTCTCTCCAAGACAGTTGCCAAAGCCATCGCAGTTTAGtgtacagttttcaatggtccCCTCAACAACTGTTTTACGACAGGTTTTGTCCTTACTGA